In a genomic window of Venatoribacter cucullus:
- the phoR gene encoding phosphate regulon sensor histidine kinase PhoR, protein MQQIARQKELLRVLVIAGLGLALGWSLGYPLMGLMIGLLVVIVLMYRTMLALYRWSLRQGPRPEDGLIGYSTDRILLREKNLKHKIQLLTGQIQRYKQGIESLHDGVVTLNADGHIVAFNSSAARLLGLRKEDIGQPVTNLLRNPRFTRYFKAGDYSSALQFDINHRRLFSLQVQITPFGDDQKVMLVKDITERKRVETMRQNFIADVSHELRTPLTVINGYLEMLGDMELPPALAKAISQMDSQGQRMKTLVNDLIQLSKLESTNSEQRGDWFDLQQLSHAVIDQLHPLSEGRIRLHCPQRIDVCGHAEEMSSVLSNLLTNAVKYGGDGQIDLNIRAGMDGVKVSITDHGPGIPAQHISRLTERFYRVDDSRESTLGGSGLGLAIVKHALDHHDTVLDIESTLGKGSTFSFTLPADRCRISEQE, encoded by the coding sequence GTGCAGCAGATTGCCCGGCAGAAAGAGTTGTTACGCGTTCTGGTCATTGCCGGCCTGGGTTTGGCACTGGGCTGGTCGCTGGGCTACCCGCTGATGGGGCTGATGATCGGCCTGCTGGTTGTGATTGTGCTGATGTACCGCACCATGCTGGCGTTATATCGCTGGAGTCTGCGCCAGGGGCCGCGACCGGAAGATGGCCTGATTGGCTACAGCACCGACCGCATTCTGCTGCGCGAAAAAAACCTGAAACATAAAATCCAGCTGCTGACCGGCCAGATTCAGCGCTACAAACAAGGCATCGAGTCGCTGCATGACGGGGTGGTAACCCTGAACGCCGACGGCCATATTGTCGCCTTTAACAGTTCCGCTGCCCGCCTGCTGGGGCTGCGCAAAGAAGACATCGGCCAGCCGGTTACCAACCTGCTGCGCAATCCGCGCTTTACCCGTTATTTCAAAGCCGGTGATTACAGCTCGGCACTGCAGTTTGATATTAATCACCGCCGCCTGTTCAGCCTGCAGGTGCAGATCACGCCCTTTGGTGATGACCAGAAAGTAATGCTGGTCAAAGACATTACCGAGCGCAAACGGGTGGAAACCATGCGGCAGAACTTTATTGCCGATGTCTCGCATGAGCTGCGCACACCATTGACGGTGATTAACGGCTATCTGGAAATGCTGGGCGATATGGAGCTGCCGCCAGCGCTGGCCAAAGCCATCAGCCAGATGGACAGCCAGGGGCAGCGGATGAAGACGCTGGTGAATGATCTGATTCAACTGTCGAAACTGGAAAGCACCAACAGCGAGCAGCGCGGTGACTGGTTTGACCTGCAACAGCTCAGCCATGCGGTCATCGATCAGCTACACCCCCTGAGTGAAGGCCGTATTCGTCTGCACTGTCCGCAACGGATTGACGTCTGTGGCCACGCGGAAGAAATGAGTTCTGTGCTGAGCAACCTGCTGACCAATGCGGTGAAGTACGGTGGTGACGGTCAGATTGACTTGAATATCCGCGCCGGCATGGACGGCGTAAAAGTCAGCATCACCGATCATGGCCCCGGCATTCCGGCACAGCATATCAGCCGCTTAACCGAACGGTTTTACCGGGTGGATGATTCGCGGGAATCGACTCTGGGCGGCTCGGGGCTGGGGCTGGCCATTGTGAAGCACGCCCTGGACCACCACGACACTGTGCTGGATATTGAATCGACTCTGGGCAAGGGCAGCACCTTCAGCTTTACCCTGCCGGCCGACCGTTGCCGGATCAGCGAGCAGGAGTGA
- the phoB gene encoding phosphate regulon transcriptional regulator PhoB, whose protein sequence is MSGGYILVVDDEPAICEMIRTCLEMAGFKVRLAANGHLAHQMIVNDRPDLVLLDWMMPMVSGIELARRLKRDELTADIPLIMLTARSDEDDRINGLETGADDYVVKPFSPRELVARVRALLRRSGSLVDDQPVTADQLSLDRKAQKASIAGEPVTLGPLEFRLLEFFMLHPDRVFSRGQLLDRVWGGNVYVDERTVDVHIRRLRKALSPQGQEQMIQTVRGTGYRFSPPTHNGH, encoded by the coding sequence ATGAGTGGTGGTTACATTCTGGTGGTAGACGATGAACCAGCCATCTGCGAAATGATCCGCACCTGCCTGGAAATGGCCGGCTTTAAAGTCCGGCTGGCGGCTAACGGGCATCTGGCCCACCAGATGATTGTGAATGACCGCCCCGATCTGGTGCTGCTGGACTGGATGATGCCAATGGTGTCGGGCATTGAACTGGCACGGCGGCTGAAGCGCGACGAATTAACGGCGGATATTCCGCTGATTATGCTCACTGCCCGCAGCGATGAAGACGACCGTATCAATGGTCTGGAAACCGGGGCCGATGATTATGTGGTGAAACCCTTTTCGCCACGCGAGCTGGTGGCCCGGGTACGGGCCTTGCTGCGCCGCAGCGGCAGCCTGGTGGATGATCAGCCGGTAACCGCCGATCAGCTGAGCCTTGACCGCAAGGCCCAGAAAGCCAGCATTGCTGGCGAACCCGTGACGCTGGGGCCGCTGGAGTTCCGCCTGCTGGAGTTCTTTATGCTGCACCCCGACCGGGTTTTTTCCCGCGGCCAGCTGCTCGACCGGGTCTGGGGTGGCAATGTGTATGTGGATGAACGCACGGTGGATGTGCATATCCGCCGGTTGCGCAAAGCCCTGTCGCCACAAGGCCAGGAACAGATGATTCAAACCGTCCGTGGCACGGGATATCGCTTTTCTCCGCCCACCCATAACGGACACTAA
- a CDS encoding porin, which translates to MKKLALAIAIATTPFMAGLAQAADGEPELYGRVNLGFQYVNEADLNGKLDGKTELRNNSSRIGVKGSQVINDAVTAIYQVELRINPDALGEGANEKNMQHRNSFIGFKGEFGTVKFGTHDTPLKLIQDKIDLFSTLDGDMKEALFANSENRGQNMLMYTSPSLSGFTVDVAHLSAEEEGVGNNDDDGISAAVSYKADKMYFGIAYDDNVKGQDISTLRASARINIAAVQLGAIYEQSENKVTNFATGDDKEDGWLVSAAYTLAPKVTLKAQYGQSDMVYKDGESVSVGADYQYAKNTRLMVFSTLNSGDKAGKDESASYNGVAVEYRF; encoded by the coding sequence ATGAAAAAACTCGCTTTAGCAATCGCCATTGCAACCACTCCTTTTATGGCCGGCCTGGCGCAGGCTGCAGACGGTGAGCCGGAGCTGTACGGCCGCGTCAATCTGGGCTTTCAATATGTGAATGAAGCCGATCTTAACGGCAAACTGGATGGCAAAACCGAGCTGCGTAACAACAGTTCGCGCATCGGCGTAAAAGGCTCACAGGTGATTAACGACGCCGTTACTGCCATTTACCAGGTGGAACTGCGCATTAACCCGGATGCGCTTGGTGAAGGTGCTAACGAAAAAAACATGCAGCACCGCAACAGCTTTATTGGTTTTAAAGGCGAGTTTGGTACGGTGAAGTTCGGTACTCATGACACCCCGCTGAAACTGATTCAGGACAAAATCGACCTGTTCAGCACCCTTGATGGTGATATGAAAGAAGCCCTGTTCGCCAACAGTGAAAACCGTGGCCAAAACATGCTGATGTATACCTCACCGAGCCTGAGCGGTTTTACCGTGGATGTCGCGCATCTCAGTGCCGAAGAAGAAGGTGTAGGCAATAACGATGATGACGGTATTTCCGCAGCGGTCAGCTACAAGGCCGACAAGATGTACTTCGGTATTGCTTATGACGATAACGTAAAAGGTCAGGATATCAGCACGCTGCGTGCCTCGGCGCGTATCAATATTGCGGCGGTACAGCTGGGGGCTATTTACGAACAATCAGAAAATAAAGTGACCAACTTTGCCACTGGCGATGATAAAGAAGACGGCTGGCTGGTTTCTGCAGCTTATACTTTGGCGCCTAAGGTCACCCTGAAAGCTCAGTACGGTCAGTCGGATATGGTTTACAAAGACGGTGAATCCGTCAGCGTAGGTGCTGATTACCAGTACGCTAAAAATACCCGTCTGATGGTTTTTTCTACGCTTAACTCTGGTGACAAAGCCGGAAAAGATGAATCGGCCAGTTACAACGGCGTTGCGGTTGAATACCGCTTCTGA
- the trmH gene encoding tRNA (guanosine(18)-2'-O)-methyltransferase TrmH, with protein MTPQRLERIEHTLSLRQPDLTVLTDEVHKDRNLSAIVRSCDAFAVPVAHCVWLGEQYRVRRNHSAGSGNWVDIHTHPDIGTAIQTLQQQGFRVCAAHFSERARDYRDYDFTQPTALLLGSEKTGVSAQAAALADEHLVIPMHGMVQSFNVSVAAALLLSEAQRQRQQAGMFNQRRIADDDYQRLKLEWCQPQVARICQRLQLPYPPLRDDGELADPQGFSALVNQRDAETV; from the coding sequence GTGACGCCGCAACGTCTGGAGAGAATCGAACACACCCTGTCACTGCGTCAGCCCGATCTGACCGTTCTTACCGATGAAGTTCACAAAGACCGCAATTTGTCGGCCATTGTACGCAGCTGCGATGCCTTCGCCGTACCCGTTGCCCACTGTGTGTGGCTGGGCGAACAATACCGCGTCCGCCGTAACCACAGCGCCGGCAGTGGCAACTGGGTGGATATTCACACCCACCCCGACATTGGTACCGCCATTCAAACCCTGCAACAACAGGGCTTCCGCGTCTGCGCCGCGCATTTCAGCGAGCGTGCCCGCGATTACCGTGACTACGATTTCACCCAACCCACGGCGCTGTTACTGGGCTCGGAAAAAACCGGTGTCAGCGCCCAGGCCGCCGCACTGGCCGACGAGCATCTGGTGATTCCCATGCACGGCATGGTGCAGTCGTTCAATGTTTCGGTCGCCGCCGCACTGCTGCTGAGCGAAGCCCAACGTCAGCGTCAGCAGGCGGGTATGTTTAATCAGCGCCGGATTGCCGATGACGATTACCAGCGCCTGAAGCTTGAATGGTGCCAACCGCAGGTCGCCCGGATATGCCAGCGCCTGCAACTGCCTTACCCACCCTTACGCGACGATGGCGAACTGGCCGATCCGCAGGGGTTTTCAGCACTGGTGAATCAGCGCGATGCAGAGACCGTCTGA
- the pstB gene encoding phosphate ABC transporter ATP-binding protein PstB yields the protein MTMNIIDNHKTRGAAFCDNPKLKARNVGVFYGEKQAIFDVSLDIGANEVIALIGPSGCGKSTFLRCLNRMNDTIDICNVTGEILLDGDNIYDPKVDVVPLRARVGMVFQKPNPFPKSIYDNIAYGPRIHGLATSRVELDEIVEKSLQRAGLWNEVKDRLHAPGTGLSGGQQQRLCIARTIAVDPEVILMDEPCSALDPIATAKIEELIDELRENYTIAIVTHSMQQAARVSQRTAYFHLGQLIEVNPTDQVFTTPDHELTEAYITGRFG from the coding sequence ATGACCATGAATATTATCGACAACCATAAAACCCGCGGCGCAGCCTTTTGTGATAATCCAAAGCTGAAAGCCCGCAATGTCGGGGTTTTCTATGGTGAAAAACAAGCCATTTTTGATGTCAGCCTGGATATCGGCGCCAACGAAGTCATTGCCTTAATCGGCCCGTCCGGTTGTGGTAAATCCACCTTCCTGCGCTGCCTGAACCGTATGAACGACACCATCGACATTTGTAATGTCACCGGTGAAATTCTGCTCGACGGTGACAATATTTATGACCCGAAAGTGGATGTGGTGCCGCTGCGGGCGCGTGTTGGCATGGTGTTTCAGAAACCCAATCCGTTTCCGAAATCCATTTACGACAATATTGCCTACGGTCCGCGCATTCACGGCCTGGCCACCTCACGGGTCGAACTGGACGAAATTGTCGAAAAAAGCCTGCAGCGGGCTGGTTTATGGAACGAAGTAAAAGACCGTCTGCATGCTCCGGGCACCGGTTTATCCGGTGGTCAGCAGCAGCGTCTGTGCATTGCCCGCACCATTGCGGTGGACCCGGAAGTGATCCTGATGGACGAACCCTGTTCGGCCCTCGACCCGATTGCCACTGCCAAAATTGAAGAGCTGATTGACGAACTGCGCGAGAATTACACCATCGCCATCGTTACTCACTCAATGCAGCAAGCGGCACGGGTCTCACAACGTACCGCCTATTTTCACCTGGGTCAGCTGATTGAGGTGAATCCGACCGATCAGGTTTTCACCACGCCCGATCATGAACTAACAGAAGCCTACATTACCGGCCGGTTCGGTTAA
- the pstA gene encoding phosphate ABC transporter permease PstA → MTDSSLTTRQKVERSMQYRRGRELRFRAYGLASVLFGLLCLLMVFGDILSKGLTAFQQTVLSTEIYLDQDYLGISRKSDDQELFNADYEGLIKSQFRERLGVENRGERRQMNALLSAGAGWQLRDVIADNPELLGSTITVAVLLDDEVDQWFKHYRHAGQTGKLSERQLQWLQQWQGDGRLSTQFNRLFFTNGDSREPELAGIRGAITGTFLTLLVTLLLSFPIGVAAAIYLEEFAPKNKLTEFVEININNLAAVPSIIFGLLGLSIFIGVFGVTRSTPLVGGLVLTLMTLPTIIISGRAAIKSVPPSIREAAYGLGASKMQVVFHHVLPLALPGMLTGTIIGMAQALGETAPLLMIGMVAFVVDIPGFINDPSTVLPVQIFLWADSPERAFMERTSGAIIVLLGFLITMNTLAVILRRRLERRW, encoded by the coding sequence ATGACTGATTCATCCTTAACCACTCGCCAGAAAGTTGAGCGCAGCATGCAGTACCGGCGTGGCCGTGAACTGCGCTTCCGCGCCTATGGCCTGGCGTCGGTGTTATTTGGCTTGTTGTGTTTGCTGATGGTGTTTGGCGACATCCTCAGTAAAGGCCTGACGGCTTTTCAGCAAACCGTATTAAGCACTGAGATTTATCTGGATCAGGATTACCTGGGTATCAGCCGCAAATCCGATGATCAGGAGCTGTTTAATGCCGATTACGAAGGCTTAATCAAAAGCCAGTTCCGTGAGCGTCTGGGCGTGGAAAACCGCGGTGAACGCCGCCAGATGAACGCTTTGCTCAGTGCTGGTGCCGGCTGGCAGCTGCGCGATGTGATTGCTGATAATCCGGAACTGCTTGGCAGCACCATTACCGTTGCGGTGTTGCTGGATGACGAAGTGGACCAGTGGTTCAAGCATTACCGTCATGCCGGTCAGACCGGCAAGCTGAGTGAACGTCAGCTGCAGTGGTTGCAGCAATGGCAGGGCGACGGCCGTTTAAGCACCCAGTTTAACCGGCTGTTTTTTACCAACGGTGATTCGCGCGAGCCGGAACTGGCGGGTATCCGCGGCGCCATTACCGGTACCTTCCTGACCTTGCTGGTGACCTTGTTGTTGTCCTTTCCGATTGGTGTGGCGGCGGCGATTTATCTGGAAGAATTTGCGCCGAAAAACAAACTGACAGAGTTTGTGGAAATTAACATCAACAACCTGGCCGCGGTGCCGTCGATTATTTTCGGCCTGCTGGGCTTATCGATTTTTATCGGCGTGTTCGGGGTAACCCGTTCCACACCGCTGGTGGGTGGTCTGGTGCTGACGTTAATGACCCTACCGACCATTATTATTTCCGGTCGTGCGGCGATTAAATCGGTACCGCCGTCCATTCGCGAAGCCGCCTATGGCCTGGGCGCCTCAAAAATGCAGGTGGTTTTCCACCATGTATTGCCGCTGGCGCTACCGGGGATGCTGACCGGTACCATTATTGGTATGGCGCAGGCGCTGGGTGAAACCGCACCGCTACTGATGATCGGCATGGTGGCCTTCGTGGTGGATATTCCGGGCTTTATTAACGACCCGTCCACCGTATTACCGGTACAGATTTTCCTCTGGGCCGACAGCCCGGAACGGGCGTTTATGGAACGTACCTCCGGCGCCATTATTGTGCTGCTGGGCTTCCTGATCACCATGAATACCCTGGCGGTAATTTTGCGCCGTCGCCTCGAGCGTCGCTGGTAA
- the phoU gene encoding phosphate signaling complex protein PhoU yields the protein MEMNFNQHISGQFNADLEGIRNSMMAMGGLVERQVANAIEAITTGDSRVADDVIRREDEVDKLEVEIDQECTQILVRRQPAASDLRMVLSVSRVVRDLERIGDEACKIAIHTLEMGDQKNNPLCQQAMRYMGAEVVKMISGALDAFTRHDMDGAVDVVRNDKLVDQQYASALRELITYMMEDPRSISQAISILWILRAIERIGDHARNISEQVIYLVKGTDVRHSSLTEIEEQAQKK from the coding sequence ATGGAAATGAATTTTAACCAGCATATTTCCGGTCAGTTTAACGCCGACCTGGAAGGTATCCGCAACAGCATGATGGCCATGGGTGGCCTGGTTGAGCGTCAGGTGGCCAATGCCATTGAAGCCATTACCACCGGCGACAGCCGGGTGGCCGATGACGTTATTCGCCGCGAAGACGAAGTGGATAAACTGGAAGTGGAAATTGACCAGGAATGCACCCAGATTCTGGTGCGCCGCCAGCCGGCGGCTTCGGATTTGCGCATGGTATTGTCGGTTTCGCGGGTGGTGCGTGATCTGGAGCGCATTGGCGACGAAGCCTGCAAAATCGCCATTCATACCCTGGAAATGGGCGACCAGAAAAATAACCCGCTGTGCCAGCAAGCCATGCGTTACATGGGTGCCGAAGTCGTCAAAATGATTTCCGGGGCACTGGATGCCTTTACCCGCCACGATATGGACGGCGCGGTGGATGTGGTGCGTAACGACAAACTGGTGGATCAGCAGTACGCCTCGGCGTTGCGTGAACTCATTACTTATATGATGGAAGACCCGCGTTCTATCAGTCAGGCCATCAGCATTCTGTGGATTCTGCGCGCCATTGAGCGTATTGGTGACCACGCCCGCAATATTTCTGAACAGGTTATTTACCTGGTGAAAGGCACCGACGTACGCCACAGCAGTCTGACCGAAATTGAAGAGCAGGCGCAGAAAAAGTAA
- the pstC gene encoding phosphate ABC transporter permease subunit PstC has protein sequence MNYSSLIIAVLILLAGAYLLGRNRARQISASGNRLHSLPTHYGALMALWTGLPPLLLLLLWSLLEGPVTRQLLIAQLPDAIQTGTSTQISLALSKVYNLAAGAELAAAPELQRAVQHLQDLQQRTRLLQTGMVLALALIGVALTWRRIRADLRARSEVEALVRRLLFASSGIAVLTTFGILASVLYESWQFFGKVNIFEFMFGTSWSPQISLRADQSGSSGSFGAVPLFAGTLLISLIAMLIAVPVGLMSAIYLSEYAAPSVRQFAKPALEILAGIPTVVYGFFAALTVAPLVRDMGAGLGLDVSSESALAAGLVMGIMIIPFVSSLSDDVINAVPQSLRDGSYGLGATRSETVKKVVLPAALPGIVGAIMLAVSRAIGETMIVAMAAGLAANLTANPFDSVTTVTVQIVTLLVGDQEFDSPKTLAAFALGLMLFLTTLVLNFVALKVVKKYREQYD, from the coding sequence ATGAATTACAGTAGCCTGATTATCGCCGTGTTGATTCTGCTGGCCGGAGCGTATTTGCTGGGGCGTAACCGCGCCCGGCAAATCAGCGCCAGTGGTAATCGCCTGCATTCTCTGCCAACCCACTACGGCGCCTTAATGGCCCTGTGGACAGGCCTGCCCCCGTTATTGTTGTTGCTGTTGTGGAGCCTGCTGGAAGGGCCGGTAACCCGGCAGCTGCTGATCGCCCAATTACCGGATGCCATTCAGACCGGCACCAGCACCCAGATCAGCCTGGCCTTGAGTAAGGTGTATAACCTCGCCGCCGGTGCCGAACTGGCCGCTGCGCCCGAACTGCAGCGTGCCGTGCAGCATTTGCAGGATCTGCAACAACGTACCCGTCTGTTACAGACCGGCATGGTACTGGCACTGGCTCTGATTGGTGTGGCCCTTACCTGGCGGCGTATCCGCGCCGATCTGCGCGCCCGCTCTGAAGTGGAAGCGCTGGTGCGGCGCTTGTTGTTTGCCAGCTCCGGCATTGCGGTGCTGACCACCTTCGGCATTCTCGCCAGCGTGCTGTACGAGTCCTGGCAGTTCTTCGGCAAGGTGAATATTTTTGAATTTATGTTCGGCACCAGCTGGTCGCCGCAAATTTCCTTACGCGCTGATCAGTCCGGTTCTTCCGGCAGCTTTGGTGCGGTGCCGCTGTTTGCCGGAACGCTGCTGATCTCATTAATCGCCATGCTGATTGCGGTGCCGGTGGGTTTGATGTCGGCCATTTATTTATCCGAATACGCCGCGCCCTCGGTGCGTCAGTTCGCCAAGCCGGCGCTGGAAATTCTGGCTGGTATTCCGACCGTGGTGTACGGCTTCTTTGCCGCCTTAACCGTGGCGCCACTGGTGCGCGACATGGGCGCCGGACTGGGGCTGGATGTGTCATCGGAAAGTGCGCTGGCCGCTGGTCTGGTGATGGGCATTATGATTATTCCGTTCGTGTCATCACTGTCAGACGATGTGATCAATGCCGTGCCGCAATCGTTGCGCGATGGCAGCTATGGCCTGGGAGCCACCCGCAGTGAAACGGTGAAAAAAGTGGTCCTGCCGGCGGCGCTGCCGGGCATTGTCGGCGCCATTATGCTGGCCGTGTCACGCGCCATTGGTGAAACCATGATTGTGGCCATGGCGGCTGGTCTGGCCGCCAACCTCACCGCCAACCCGTTCGACAGCGTCACCACCGTAACGGTACAGATCGTGACCCTGCTGGTGGGCGACCAGGAATTTGATTCACCGAAAACACTGGCAGCCTTTGCGTTGGGCTTAATGCTGTTCCTGACCACGCTGGTGCTGAATTTTGTTGCCCTTAAAGTTGTGAAGAAATACCGGGAGCAATATGACTGA
- a CDS encoding response regulator codes for MAALNILVVDDAAFIRDLVKKAVRETYPGCELHEAIDGRKAISIMNSKTIQLVLCDWEMPEVSGIEVLEWMRADERYKAVPFMMITSRGDRDHVIKAVQAGVSEYIGKPFTRENFVAKLTKLVWKHLKIRPSQGDAPANPRAAGAAGVLGATAIDGKPKGGDLGGASVLMGATAKPAAAPAAAPAADSAAALLNPAAAAKPAAKAGARARGLADVRFASGSRAKLVIKDINLQEMIGVFRREDALPALLEQAVLDIVDQDSGEVARINGYVRMMQAQEPHPDAQTIQMLIRYVDDDPEKLATLSRFIAKVR; via the coding sequence ATGGCAGCTCTGAATATTCTGGTCGTGGACGATGCGGCCTTTATCCGTGATTTAGTGAAAAAAGCCGTCCGTGAAACCTATCCGGGCTGTGAACTGCATGAAGCTATTGATGGCCGTAAGGCCATCAGCATTATGAACAGCAAAACCATCCAGCTGGTGCTGTGCGACTGGGAAATGCCGGAAGTCTCCGGCATTGAAGTGCTGGAATGGATGCGCGCCGACGAGCGCTACAAAGCCGTCCCTTTTATGATGATTACCAGTCGCGGTGACCGCGATCATGTCATCAAAGCGGTGCAGGCCGGGGTATCCGAGTACATTGGCAAACCCTTCACGCGGGAAAACTTTGTCGCCAAACTGACCAAACTGGTGTGGAAACATCTGAAAATCCGCCCGTCGCAGGGCGATGCGCCAGCCAATCCGCGTGCCGCTGGTGCCGCCGGTGTGCTGGGTGCAACAGCGATTGATGGCAAACCTAAAGGCGGTGATCTGGGCGGTGCCTCGGTACTGATGGGTGCAACGGCCAAACCGGCGGCAGCGCCCGCCGCCGCCCCGGCCGCTGACAGCGCCGCGGCGTTGCTGAATCCGGCGGCCGCCGCTAAACCAGCAGCCAAAGCTGGTGCGCGGGCGCGGGGGCTGGCCGATGTGCGTTTTGCTTCCGGCAGCCGCGCCAAACTGGTGATCAAAGACATTAATCTGCAGGAAATGATCGGCGTGTTCCGCCGTGAAGACGCGCTGCCGGCATTGCTGGAACAGGCGGTGCTGGACATTGTGGATCAGGATTCCGGCGAGGTGGCCCGCATCAATGGCTATGTGCGCATGATGCAGGCGCAGGAGCCGCACCCGGATGCGCAGACCATCCAGATGCTCATTCGTTATGTCGATGACGATCCGGAAAAGCTCGCTACCTTGTCGCGCTTTATTGCCAAGGTGCGCTGA
- a CDS encoding DUF3392 family protein, whose protein sequence is MSLIVDIASVVRPYTSSIAIALIATLLVIFGGAINEMVRTLIKTQPTWLRVLVFILLCTFGYGILSVWLTGLLQGYLRGLSAGMFLLQVSLAFVVIGVLAERSRWR, encoded by the coding sequence ATGAGTCTGATTGTTGATATCGCCAGTGTCGTTCGGCCTTACACCAGCAGTATTGCCATTGCCTTAATTGCCACGCTGCTGGTGATTTTTGGTGGCGCCATTAATGAAATGGTGCGCACGCTGATTAAAACCCAGCCCACGTGGTTGCGGGTGCTGGTGTTTATTCTGCTCTGTACGTTTGGCTACGGGATTTTGTCGGTGTGGTTAACCGGTTTGCTGCAGGGGTATTTGCGCGGTTTGAGTGCGGGGATGTTTTTGTTGCAGGTAAGCCTGGCGTTTGTGGTAATCGGGGTTCTGGCCGAACGCAGCCGCTGGCGGTGA
- the cysZ gene encoding sulfate transporter CysZ, whose product MRGNPWAGMMFFWHGLSRLGEPGLRRYVALPLLLNVLIMSLASWWGISTLHEQMGALVEWLPGWLSWLYWLLLPLTVITLLLLLMYFFSTVLIILASPFNGLLSEQVERSSGVMLPEESIPALIRRTLGREMTKLGYLLPRYLLLLVLSVIPGINLAAPFLWFWFGSWVVALQYIDYSFDNHGRSFAEVRQAMGQERFTVLGFGALVALLMTVPVLNWFVMPAAVIGATLLRQQRLPLADVTGKADVIGYAERVSE is encoded by the coding sequence ATGCGTGGAAATCCCTGGGCGGGCATGATGTTTTTCTGGCACGGACTGAGCCGTCTGGGCGAGCCGGGCTTGCGCCGTTATGTGGCGTTGCCGCTGTTGCTGAATGTGCTGATTATGTCGCTGGCCAGCTGGTGGGGTATCAGCACCCTGCACGAACAAATGGGCGCGCTGGTGGAGTGGCTGCCGGGTTGGCTGAGCTGGTTGTACTGGCTGTTGTTGCCGTTAACCGTTATCACGCTGCTGCTGTTGCTGATGTACTTTTTCAGCACCGTGCTGATTATTCTGGCCAGCCCATTTAATGGCTTGTTGAGTGAGCAGGTGGAGCGCAGCAGCGGCGTGATGCTGCCGGAAGAATCCATTCCGGCGCTGATCCGGCGCACCCTGGGCCGGGAAATGACCAAGCTGGGCTATCTGCTGCCGCGCTATCTGTTGCTGCTGGTGCTGAGTGTTATCCCGGGTATTAACCTGGCTGCGCCCTTTCTGTGGTTCTGGTTTGGCAGCTGGGTGGTGGCGCTGCAGTACATCGATTATTCCTTTGATAACCACGGCCGCAGTTTTGCCGAAGTGCGTCAGGCCATGGGACAGGAACGTTTTACCGTGCTGGGCTTTGGTGCGCTGGTGGCGCTGCTGATGACGGTGCCGGTGCTGAACTGGTTTGTGATGCCGGCGGCCGTGATTGGCGCCACCCTGTTGCGCCAGCAGCGGTTGCCGTTGGCGGATGTAACGGGCAAAGCGGATGTGATCGGCTATGCTGAAAGGGTTTCTGAATAA